One Candidatus Thermoplasmatota archaeon genomic window, CGGGGACCGTCGAAGCTCGCGGAGGCCGCCGCGCGCGCCGGCTCGGGAACGAAGCCACCTGCGCGGACGCGAAGGACGAGCGCGCCGGGGGGCCACGCGGCAAGCGCGGCGCGCGCCAACGCCTCGGCGTTGGGGCCCTCGCCTACGACGACCACCTTGGCCGGTTCGTCGACGATCGTCTCCATCGCGCGGAAGTGCGTGGCCGCGAAGAGGCCGTACTCGGTCGCGCGCCCCGCGAACGCCTCGAGCGTTTCCTTGGCGCGCGCAAGCGCGGCCTCGTCGCCCGCGAGGTGACCCAGACGCGCAAGGCCCAGGGCGGCGACGGAGTTTGCAGCCGGCGTCGGCGCGTCCTGGATCGGCTTCACGCCTGCAAGCGCGCGCACGTCGGGATCCAGCGTGTCGAAGAAACCGCCCGTCTTCGCGTCCCGGAATTCGTTCCAGAGCACGTCGGCGATCTCCCGCGCGCGCTCAAGGTGCGTCGCGTCACCCGTGGCTTCGTAGGCGTGCGTGAAGGCCAGAAGCGTCTGCGCGTTGTCGTCGAGCAGGCCGTCGGGGGCGCCTTGCTCGACGCCGTGTGCGATCCCGCGGCCGGGGCGGCGCGCTTCCTTCCACAGCCGGTCGAGCGTGGCAAGCGCAAACGCGCGGCAGGACTCCCAACCGAAGGCGCGCCAGGCGTCGAGGTATGCGACGACGGCCATGGCGTTCCAGCTCGTGTAGACCGTGGAATCGACGAAGGGCGCCTTGCGCGTCGCTCGGACGGCCCGGAGCTTCGAAAGCGCGGAG contains:
- a CDS encoding thioredoxin domain-containing protein; the protein is FGVGEPGAVMENGRSVLHVAAEIGDLAAGLGLPREAVENALSSALSKLRAVRATRKAPFVDSTVYTSWNAMAVVAYLDAWRAFGWESCRAFALATLDRLWKEARRPGRGIAHGVEQGAPDGLLDDNAQTLLAFTHAYEATGDATHLERAREIADVLWNEFRDAKTGGFFDTLDPDVRALAGVKPIQDAPTPAANSVAALGLARLGHLAGDEAALARAKETLEAFAGRATEYGLFAATHFRAMETIVDEPAKVVVVGEGPNAEALARAALAAWPPGALVLRVRAGGFVPEPARAAASASFDGPRALVCRGASCLPPVGSPTDLLRVLASPRA